In the Anabas testudineus unplaced genomic scaffold, fAnaTes1.2 Contig234arrow_ctg1, whole genome shotgun sequence genome, one interval contains:
- the LOC113157169 gene encoding E3 ubiquitin-protein ligase Mdm2-like produces the protein MVRQRSGILILIGHIALDYLIRETIGFNMSSHRELSADTSDDNKLVRPKAEFHSLLQHAGATKDVFTMKELMFYLGQYIMKKQLYDQKQQHIVHCAQDALGQVLGIDSFSVKEPGVLFAMITKNLVAVKSQESSPSLDEPQSNIQTDRVTEEADSERCSSSPDRRRRRWWWRSSDPGQFLSLDPSIFSGPSNTVEDDENEEEEEEGGKKRRRSDSYSLTFDDRLSWCVIGGLGSVHDRHNSQSSESHSTSSMSEVTVAASDSDNFSVEFEVESIDSDDYNEDDALLSADDQENEGIDVPDGKRVKTPPPLSRYLSYSTSSASNFQDLLSSASSQDKLLTSDSQPSSSSSSSIDSQELLPSSPASAPPVFVPELEHSVSEEWRLPELCLDPCLICQSRPKNGCIVHGRTGHLISCYVCARKLKKRNKLCPACRLPIQCVILTYLC, from the exons ATGGTCCGTCAGCGGTCGGGAATACTGATACTGATAGGACACATTGCACTGGATTATTTGATCAGAG aaaCCATCGGCTTCAACATGTCATCTCACAGGGAGCTCAGCGCCGACACCTCTGATGACAACAAACTG gTCAGACCAAAGGCAGAGTTCCATTCTTTGTTGCAACATGCAGGAGCCACTAAAGATGTTTTCACTATGAAGGAG TTGATGTTTTACCTGGGTCAGTACATTATGAAGAAGCAACTGTATGAccagaagcagcagcacatcGTCCACTGCGCCCAGGATGCACTGGGGCAGGTGTTAGGAATCGACAGCTTTTCTGTTAAAGAGCCAGG AGTTCTGTTTGCAATGATCACCAAGAATCTGGTGGCTGTGAAGAGCCAAG AGTCATCACCAAGCTTGGATGAACCCCAAAGTAACATTCAAACAGACAGGGTGACAGAG gaggCAGATTCTGAAAGGTGCTCTTCGTCCccagacaggaggagaaggaggtggtggtggaggagcagTGACCCGGGTCAGTTTCTCTCCTTAG ACCCATCCATCTTCTCAGGACCCTCAAACACTGTGGAGgatgatgaaaatgaagaagaggaggaagaaggagggaagaagaggaggagatctGACAGCTACTCCCTGACATTTGATGACAGGCTGTCCTGGTGTGTGATTGGTGGCCTAGGAAGCGTCCATGACAGACACAACAGCCAATCATCAGAGTCGCACAGCACT TCTTCAATGTCAGAGGTCACTGTTGCAGCCTCGGACAGTGACAACTTCAGTGTTGAATTTGAGGTTGAGTCCATCGACTCAGATGACTACAATGAAGATGATGCCTTGCTGTCTGCAGACGATCAG GAAAATGAAGGAATTGATGTTCCAGATGGCAAGAGAGTAAAAACTCCTCCTCCCCTGTCACGGTATCTGTCCTACTCCACTTCCTCCGCTTCAAACTTCCAGGATCTCCTCTCATCCGCCTCCTCTCAGGACAAGCTCTTGACTTCTGACTCCcagccctcctcctcttcttcttcctccatcgATTCGCAGGAGCTTCTCCCATCATCCCCAGCTTCTGCTCCTCCCGTTTTTGTCCCCGAGCTGGAGCACAGTGTGTCTGAGGAGTGGCGGCTGCCAGAATTGTGCCTTGACCCCTGTCTCATTTGTCAGTCCCGGCCGAAGAACGGCTGCATCGTCCACGGACGAACTGGACACCTTATCTCCTGCTACGTCTGTGCCAGGAAGCTGAAGAAAAGGAACAAGTTGTGTCCAGCCTGCAGGCTGCCCATCCAGTGTGTCATCCTCACTTACCTGTGCTGA